The genomic window TCGTATAACCCCAAATTTTAGTATGTGCTTCTTGGGGAGTACAGTTAATAGTGCGATCGCCTATTACTAGCGCCAACTCTCCCTCATACTCTACTCTTTGAGATTGAGGCGGATAGGCGATTTCTGTAGAGGTAGGAATAATTGCTGTAGACGGCTTTAAAAATAATAAAGGCTCTCTAGGTACATTTGTTCCCATTTCGGCGGCGTGTTCTACATAATTTCTGCCGACTGCGACAATTTTTGAAGGAGCGCAAGGAGCAAGAATTTGATAGCGAGATGCTTCTAGTTCTAAGTCTATAGGTTGCCCTTGCAACCAAGGTGGAGCATCTAATACTTGGACATTTTGATTAAGTTGCAATAAACCGTAATAAATTCGTCCTTGCAAGTCTTGAACTCGGACGTAGCGCTGCGCCATAAATCATCTTCCTATTTAAAGGTTAATTTCAATTGTTTGGTCATAGATTAGGAGGAGTTTTGCAACTATATATTTTTTGCCTAATTAATTGTTTACTTTAGCTGCCAATTAACATAAATATGTCACTAAAATTGATAATTACTTAAGTTCAATATTTTAGAGCGCAATCTGATACAATAGAAAATCCTTGTTGCTTGACTAGAGTTCAAGCAGCCAAATTGTCCATAAGGAGACTAAGACCCATGCAGATCGTTTACGAAACAATGTATATTTTGCGCCCCGACTTAAGAGAGGAGCAAATAGAGCAAGCCGTTAATAAGTACCAAACCTTTATCCAAGAACAAGGTGCGGAACAAATCGAAATTCAAAATCGCGGTAAGCGTCGCCTTGCTTATGAGATTGGTAAGCAAAGGGAAGGTATTTACATTCAAATGAACTACCAAGGCTCAGGAACTTTAATTGCACCCTTAGAACGCTCAATGCGTTTGAGTGAAGAAGTTATCCGCTACTTAACTATCAAACAAGAAGTTTCAGAAAAGACAACCCCAGAAGATGACGCTGAAGACGAATAATTTCCAAAAGTTAAATTCATAACAACTTTAATGAAAAAAGGCAAAAGACTTATCTTTTGCCTTTGATTTTAAAAATAAATCTTTTCATTATGCAACTACAATAATTTTCTCAACAGTTGCTTTAGCAGCAGCATAGTTATCAAAGATTTCAAATACTGAATCTAGTTGAGTTAATTCAAAAATTAGTTTAACTGGAGGCTGTAAGTTACACAATACAAGTCTACAATTATTTGTACGAGCCATTTTTAAAGCTTTTGCTACTGCTACCAACCCCGAACTATCCATAAACTCAACTTGCTCTAAGTCGATAATTAACAGAGTTTGGGCATTATGGGCATTAGTTACTATTCTTAATTGTGTTTCTAATGCTTTACTACCCTGTAAATCCAAGCGTCCTTGGGGTTGAACTAGAATTATTTGATATTGTTGTGTATTGCTCATAGTTTTTACTTGATACCTAATACCTTTAATAAAGCTAATCCCAACTAGATTGAACTGTAAACTAACTTGTTGGTAACTAACGAATCAATAACCATTTTTTTATCAACTTATAAGATAAAATCAAACTTTCTATTCTTTGTGTATCAAAGATTAACAGAACTACAAAAATAATTTGTGTTGCTGTCAAAATATATTTTTACAGCTAAATAGAATAGAGCGATCTTTTTTAAAAAATTCAGACAAGATAACTGTAAAAACTTACAATCCTCTGTCTCAATTACCTTTATGTAAACATACCTGTTAAAAAAGTTCAGTACTTTCCAAGGTATTTATTGAATCTTTATCCCTCTGAGTCGCTTTTGTAAAGTTTTTGTAAAGCCAACCAGCCCTATCTTCCTTAAATTGCATATTTCTAGGGAGAAAAGACTCCAAAAACGAGTGTTATAGACAATTTCAGGAGTTTTGCAGGGAGTTCATGCCCGTATATTTACTTAGAAAAAGAATTGAGCGCCACCGCACGATCGCCCTCTAGAGACAATTTAAGTTTGACACCCTCGATCCAATCGCGCCAAGATAAAGAATAGTTTTACTTTGTAAAGGCAGCAAATGAATGTCGGCTGAATTCCTCTCATTAGAGACAATCCAAGCAATTGCTCAACACTATGGTTATTGGGCAGTTTTTGGGGGAATACTACTAGAAAATCTCGGTATTCCTCTCCCTGGCGAAACCGTAACCCTAGTAGGAGGGTTTTTAGCAGGTAGCGGTCAATTAAACTACTGGTTTGTTTTGAGTAGCGCTATTTTGGGGGCGGTAATTGGTGGTACTTGTGGTTACTGGATAGGGAGGTATGCGGGATGGACTTTTATGCTCAAACTCGGTAAGTTATTGCGTATCCCGGAAACTAAGTTAGAAGAAATTAAAGCTCAGTTTACTGAAAATGCCGGGAAAGCGGTGTTTTTTGGGCGATTTATTGCCTTACTGAGAGTTTTTTCGGGATTACTAGCGGGAATTGCCCAGATGCCTTTTGGACAGTTTTTTTTGTATAACCTTGTGGGTGCGATCGCCTGGGCTTCAGTAATGGTTACTTTAGCGTTTTTTGTCGGGCGAGTTATTGCTTTAGAACAATTAATTGCTTGGGTAGGTCAATTTACTCTAGTAGCTTTTGGGTTAGTAATTTCTTGGCTATTTATTCCGCCTTGGCTAGAAGCTCGTAAAACTAACAAAGAGTTAAAAAGTGGAGAATAGAGGCGCAAGGTATTACGCCCCTATCTGTTGCTACTTAGGAGTTTTGCTGCGACCAAATTCGCGTTGGTAGTCCCCAAACATAGATAAAGCCTTCGGCGGCTTTATGATCGAACTTGTCATCGGCTCCATAGGTGGCTAAATCGGGGGTATATAGCGATTGAGCAGAGGAGCGTCCGACAATTGTGGCATTACCCTTAAATAACTTGATGCGGACGCTTCCAGTTACTCGCTCTTGGGTTTTTTGGACAAAAGCATCTAAAGCAGCTTTTAAAGGGCTATACCACAGTCCGTTATAAATAATTTGGCTGTAAGTTTCCTCAATACCGCGTTTGTAATGGGTAACATCAGCAGTTAAAGTCAAGCTTTCTAAGTCTCGATGCGCCTGAATTAAAACAAGTAGCGCTGGAACTTCGTAAATTTCCCGCGATTTAATCCCAACTAATCGGTTTTCCACCATGTCGATGCGTCCGACTCCGTGAGTACCAACAAGCTCGTTTAGCTGCTTAATTAGCTCTACTGGAGCAACCTTTTGTCCGTTTAAAGCGGTGGGAATACCACGCTCGAAGCCAATCTCTACATATTCTGGCTCATTTGGGGTATCAGCGATCGCACGGGTCATTAAGTAAATTTCTTCCAATGGCTCGTAGCTAGGATCTTCTAGGGGCCCAGCTTCAATACTACGCCCTAATAAATTGCGATCGATACTGTAAGGAGAAGATTTTTTTACCGGGGAAGGAATGCCAAACTTTTCCCCATAGGCTATCGTTTCTTCCCTGCTCATTCCCCATTCCCGCGCTGGTGCTAAAACTTTGAGATTGGGATTGAGAGCGGCGATGGAAACATCAAAACGAACTTGATCGTTACCTTTTCCAGTACAACCATGAGCTACCGCATCCGCGCCGTATTCTTTGGCTGCATCTACCAGGAGTTTAGCGATTAAAGGACGAGCTAAAGCGGTGGAAAGAGGATAGCGATTTTCGTACAAGGCGTTTGCTTGTAAAGCCGCAAAGGCGTAGTCTTTAACAAAATTTTCTGTTGCATCAATAACTAAAGACTCGCTTGCACCGGATTTTAGCGCTTTTTCCCGGACTGGCTCTAATTCATCTCCCTGTCCTAAATCTGCGGCTAGGGTAATCACTTCTTCAACGCCCCATTCTTTTTTAAGGTAAGGAATACAGACGGAAGTATCTACTCCGCCCGAATATGCCAATACAACTTTTTTAGCACGACCCATTAATTTTTACTTCCCACAAAACAACGAGTCAATATTATCTAACTAATTACGCCCTATTCACAGTTAGCAATGGTACAAATTTGTAGTAATGGATAAATTAAACCAACTAGGCGCGGTTTCTCAAGTGACATACTGGAAGTAAGTGGGATTAATTAGGGGGTGACGAGTGTTTTTTAGTGTTGTTATTCCAACTTACGATCGCTTGCCAATTTTACAAAAGTGTCTTAAAGCTTTAGAAAAACAAGATATTCCGGCGGAGAGTGCGATTAGTGGCTATGAAATTGTGCTTGTAGATGATGGCTCAACGGATGGCACTTTAGAATGGTTAAAATCGGCGACGGCGGATTTTCCTCATGTAAAAGCTTACTTGCAAGACCACCAAGGGCCGGCGGCGGCACGTAATCTCGGCGTAGAGAAGGCTACAGGGGATACAATTATTTTTATTGATAGCGATCTAGTTGTCACGGAAACCTTCTTGAAGGCTCACGCAAAGGCGCTACAGGAAGCGGGAAGCGATCGCGTTTTTACTTACGGACGGGTAATCAATACTTGTAACTTTGATTCTCCTACTTCTGAACCTTACAAACTTACAGATTTTTCGGCAGCTTATTTTGCTACCGGAAATGTAGCGATTGCTCGTCACTGGCTAGATAAAGCGGGTTTATTTGATACGCGCTTTCAACTTTACGGCTGGGAAGACTTAGAACTTGGTGTAAGACTAAAAAAATTAGACTTAAAATTAATCAAGTGTCCTGATGCTGTAGGCTATCACTGGCATCCTCCCTTTGCTTTGGCGCAAATTCCTAACTTGATTGATAAAGAAATTCAACGGGGACGGATGGGAGTATTATTTTATCAAAAACACCCTACTTGGGATGTGCGGATGATGATACAAATGACAGCGTTACATCGGCTTTTGTGGGGCATTCTGTCGGTAAATGGGCTGCTAAATGAAAAGACAATGGCTCCCTTTTTACAATGGCTAATTAACCAAAATAAACCCCAATTAGCGCTAGAAATTGCCAGGATTTTTCTTAACTGGTATAACGTTCGGGGTGTTTATGCTGCCTACGATCAAATGCGTCAAGCTTCTAGTTCGTGATATACTAGAAGGGTTGTCTAAACTCACACATCCAGTTTTTTCGGGTGTTTCTTAGTTAGAAATACGCCTGGATGGAGGATTAACCCGAATAGGAGCAAAAAATATGCCAGTAGTTTCATTGGCTCAAATGATGGAGTCGGGAGTTCACTTCGGGCATCAAACCCGGCGGTGGAATCCAAAAATGGATCGTTACATTTATACGTCTCGCAATGGCGTACATATCATTGACTTGGTGCAAACAGCCCAGTTGATGGACGACGCATACAACTATATGCGGACAGCCGCAGAGCAAGGGAAAAAGTTTCTATTTGTTGGTACTAAGCGCCAAGCTGCCGGGATTATTGCCCAAGAAGCTACTCGTTGCGGCGCTCACTACATTAACCAGCGTTGGTTGGGTGGAATGTTGACCAACTGGGCAACAATCAAAACCCGCGCCGAACGGTTGAAAGATTTGGAACGCCGGGAAGAAACGGGGGCATTAGATTTGTTGCCCAAGAAAGAAGCTTCTATGCTGCGCCGGGAAATGACTAAGCTGCAAAAATACCTTGGTGGTATTAAAACTATGCGGAAAATTCCCGATATCGTAGTAATTGTAGACCAACGCCGGGAATACAACGCCGTTCAAGAATGCCAAAAACTAGGAATTGAGATTGTATCAATGTTAGATACAAACTGCGATCCTGATGTCGTAGATGTTCCCATTCCCGCTAATGATGATGCTATTCGCTCAATTAAGTTGATAGTAGGTAAGTTAGCCGATGCAATTTACGAAGGTCATCACGGTCAAGTCCCAGAAGATGGAGACTACGACGGCGCAGAAGACTTCGAGGATGAGGAGAGCGGATATACAGATTCGTTGCCTCCTGACGACGAAGACACTGGAACATAGTTTCCTGGAAAAAAAATTCAAAATCCTTAATTTAATGTTTCAAACCCTAGGGATTTAGGGAGTTAACAGCAAAATTAAGTTTTGAATGATTTGGATAAGTGTTTTAGGGCAAATTATCGGTTTGTCTTAAAGCACTTGTAGCGCAAAGATAACTGTAATTCAAGTAGGGATTAAGGCAAGATGGCGGACATATCTGCACAAGCTGTCAAACAACTGCGCGAAAAAACTGGCGCGGGGATGATGGACTGTAAAAAAGCGCTAAAAGAAACTGACGGCGACCTCACCCAAGCAATGGACTGGTTGCGGAAAAAAGGCATGGCTTCGGCGGCGAATAAAGGTACAAGAGTAGCGGCGGAAGGCTTAGTAGACAGCTACATTCACACAGGTGGTAGAGTTGGCGTACTTGTAGAAGTAAACTGCGAGACGGACTTTGTAGCGCGTGGAGATGCGTTTAAAAAGCTGGTACAAGACATCGCCAAGCAAGTAGCAGCTTGCCCTAATGTGGAGTATGTTTCGGTCGCAGACATTCCCGCCGAAATTTCAGAAAAAGAAAAAGAAATTGAGATGGGTAAGGATGATTTGGGTAATAAGCCAGCCAATATTAAAGAAAAAATCGTCTTTGGTCGAATTGAAAAACGCCTGAAAGAGATGACTTTGATGGATCAACCCTTTATCCGCGATCAAAGTATTACCGTAGAGGAATTGGTAAAACAGAGTATTGCGACTTTAGGTGAAAATATCAAAATCCGTCGCTTTGCTCGGTTTGTATTGGGTGAAGGGATTGAAAAGCAAGAAAGCAATTTTGCTGATGAAGTAGCCGCGCAAATGGGTAAAAACTAACTTAGGCTAATTGCTCGGTGATTAAGACAGGTCAAGCACTAATTAAGGCTGACCTGTCTTTATTTTGAAGGCTTATTTTAAAATAAAGAAGGTACAAATGTACCTACGTTTAGCTTGGCGCTGTGGTAGTTATGGTTGAACAAATAAATCGAGATATTGCGGCGCTAGAAGCAACGGTAAAAGCGATCGCTATTGAACTTGAAAATGCTTATATTAGTTATCTTACGTCTTTGGGGCAAGGGGTGACAAAACAGCTAATGTTGGCAAGCTATCATGTGTGTACTCAGGGCTACCCAAAACAGTTTGTGAGCTTAAGCTTTAATAAAAGGCAGCAATTGCAGCAAGATATCCTTAAGTTGACCCAAAAAGCCGCCGAACAGTTGTTAAAGCATACTCAAACAGAACATCCTTTAGAGTTTTCTTTTTTGGCAGAGGAAGAAGCAACGCCAATTAGCTTTTCTAACCCGGTGGAGTTGATAAAGTGGCAGTTTCAGGTAGAAAATGCGATCGCCCAAACCTTAAAAACTCTCTCTAGTCAAACAAATAGCGTCCTACAAGAGGCGCAAATTTTACCCAATAACCTACCTCTTGCTCCCTTGCTAGAAGCGGCTACAAGTTCCCCCGACGATACGCCGGAAGTTATCACAGGATTGCCCAATCTACTAAACTTATTAATAGAAACCGATAGTGATAACGAAGCCCAAGAATCTAACGTTACCCAGATTGTTGCTATTCACCTGCGACTAATAGATATTGAATTTGCAGATAGTACAGTTAGAGCAAAGCGCAACCAACTTCGCAATTTATCGGGAAAAGTAGGTAAGCTGGAGCGCGAATATCAAAAAAAGCAGCGCGAAAAAGATGTAGCCGAGGCGGAATCCGCATGGCGGGGAAGTTGGTTTGAATCCTAGTTTTAAATTTTAAACATCAATGTATATCACTGATTCACCCGATTGGTTGCGCTTACAAAAAGCCTTGGCTGTAGAGGCAGAAAGGGGCTTTGTTGACCTGATGGGGAAACAGTACCGTTTTAGTGAGTTTTTGAGTCTCAGCTTTGGCAAATCGCCGGATGGACTACCTTTTGAGGAGCGCCAAAGATGGCAAGCAATGGCGGTAGAATTTGCCAACTATCCCCAACTAACTCTTGAGGAACGACAAAGTTTAGTAGCTGCTACTCGCCGATATATTTATACTACTTTTCAATCTCCCGCACCCACTGAGGAGCAACCTTACACGCCCAAGGTGAAGTTGGCAAAAACCATTCCCTTAGTGGCGGAAATAAATGAACGCCTTATACCAACTCTCGACCAATCTCTAACTAGCTTGCCAGAAGTGGGAGCTAGGAAAGCAAGTTATTTAACTCGTTTGGGTTTAAATACCGTGCGAGACGTGCTATTTTACTATCCCCGCGACCATATTGATTATGCTCGTCAAGTCAATATTCGGGAATTAGAGGAGGGAGAAACGGTAACAATTGTCGGTAGAGTTCATCGTTGCAGTTGCTTTAACAGTCCTCGTAATCCCAAACTAACGATTTTAGAAGTAATTTTAAAAGACAATACCGGACAAATTAAACTCAATCGCTTTTTTGCTGGTAGTCGTTATTCTAATCGCGGTTGGCAAGAACAGCAAAAACGTCACTATCCAGTAGAGGCAACGGTCGCCGCTTCAGGATTAGTGAAGAAAAATAAGTATGGCGTAACTTTAGACGACCTAGAATTAGAAGTTTTGGCGAGTCCAGGAGATGGGATTGATTCGCTAACTATTGGGCGGGTAGTGCCGATATACGCGCTAACTGAGGGCGTAAGTGCAGATATGGTAAGACAAGCAGTAATTGCGGCTTTACCTAGTGCGAGTTTATTGAAAGATCCCTTACCTGCGGCTTTACGCAAGCATTACGAATTAGATAAGTTGAGTAATGCGATCGCAAATATTCATTTTCCTGCCGATGACACTGCTTTAGCTGTTGCTAGGCGGCGTTTGGTTTTTGATGAATTTTTCTACCTACAACTAGGTTTACTGCAACGTCAATACAAAGCCAAACAAATTCAAACTAGCGCTATTATTGCTCGGACTGGGCAGTTAATTGAGCAGTTTTACGAAGTATTGCCTTTTAAAATGACGGGCGCTCAATCGCGGGTAATTAACGATGTTCTCAACGATTTACAAAAATCTTCTCCCATGAATCGTTTAATTCAAGGGGATGTAGGTTCGGG from Synechocystis sp. PCC 7509 includes these protein-coding regions:
- the rpsF gene encoding 30S ribosomal protein S6: MQIVYETMYILRPDLREEQIEQAVNKYQTFIQEQGAEQIEIQNRGKRRLAYEIGKQREGIYIQMNYQGSGTLIAPLERSMRLSEEVIRYLTIKQEVSEKTTPEDDAEDE
- a CDS encoding DedA family protein, which codes for MSAEFLSLETIQAIAQHYGYWAVFGGILLENLGIPLPGETVTLVGGFLAGSGQLNYWFVLSSAILGAVIGGTCGYWIGRYAGWTFMLKLGKLLRIPETKLEEIKAQFTENAGKAVFFGRFIALLRVFSGLLAGIAQMPFGQFFLYNLVGAIAWASVMVTLAFFVGRVIALEQLIAWVGQFTLVAFGLVISWLFIPPWLEARKTNKELKSGE
- the recG gene encoding ATP-dependent DNA helicase RecG encodes the protein MYITDSPDWLRLQKALAVEAERGFVDLMGKQYRFSEFLSLSFGKSPDGLPFEERQRWQAMAVEFANYPQLTLEERQSLVAATRRYIYTTFQSPAPTEEQPYTPKVKLAKTIPLVAEINERLIPTLDQSLTSLPEVGARKASYLTRLGLNTVRDVLFYYPRDHIDYARQVNIRELEEGETVTIVGRVHRCSCFNSPRNPKLTILEVILKDNTGQIKLNRFFAGSRYSNRGWQEQQKRHYPVEATVAASGLVKKNKYGVTLDDLELEVLASPGDGIDSLTIGRVVPIYALTEGVSADMVRQAVIAALPSASLLKDPLPAALRKHYELDKLSNAIANIHFPADDTALAVARRRLVFDEFFYLQLGLLQRQYKAKQIQTSAIIARTGQLIEQFYEVLPFKMTGAQSRVINDVLNDLQKSSPMNRLIQGDVGSGKTVVAVVAILAAIQSGYQAALMAPTEVLAEQHYRKLVSWLNLLHLPVELLTGSTKAAKRRQIHAQLETAELPLLVGTHALIQDPVNFQRLGLVVIDEQHRFGVGQRAALQQKGEAPHVLTMTATPIPRSLALTLHGDLDVSQIDELPPGRQKIHTTALTGKERANAYDLISREVAQGRQAYIVLPLVEESEKLDVRAAVEEHQRLQESVFPQFQVGLLHGRMSSADKDAALTAFRDNQTQIIVSTTVIEVGVDVPNATVMLIENAERFGLSQLHQLRGRVGRGAAQSYCLLMSSTKTETARQRLQVLEQSQDGFFISEMDMRFRGPGEVIGTRQSGVADFTLASLVEDREVLELARQAAEKVIEKDPLLVRWSLMRKELEYRYQRLMGGAILT
- a CDS encoding fumarylacetoacetate hydrolase family protein is translated as MAQRYVRVQDLQGRIYYGLLQLNQNVQVLDAPPWLQGQPIDLELEASRYQILAPCAPSKIVAVGRNYVEHAAEMGTNVPREPLLFLKPSTAIIPTSTEIAYPPQSQRVEYEGELALVIGDRTINCTPQEAHTKIWGYTIANDVTARDLQQQDKQWTRAKGFDTFCPLGPWIVRELNAAATLQTFLNDNPEPVQSTSIERMVFSPDFLVAYISQIMTLLPGDVVLTGTPAGVGALQIGDRIRVEIEGIGRLENTVVSKLLPAII
- a CDS encoding STAS domain-containing protein, coding for MSNTQQYQIILVQPQGRLDLQGSKALETQLRIVTNAHNAQTLLIIDLEQVEFMDSSGLVAVAKALKMARTNNCRLVLCNLQPPVKLIFELTQLDSVFEIFDNYAAAKATVEKIIVVA
- a CDS encoding argininosuccinate synthase codes for the protein MGRAKKVVLAYSGGVDTSVCIPYLKKEWGVEEVITLAADLGQGDELEPVREKALKSGASESLVIDATENFVKDYAFAALQANALYENRYPLSTALARPLIAKLLVDAAKEYGADAVAHGCTGKGNDQVRFDVSIAALNPNLKVLAPAREWGMSREETIAYGEKFGIPSPVKKSSPYSIDRNLLGRSIEAGPLEDPSYEPLEEIYLMTRAIADTPNEPEYVEIGFERGIPTALNGQKVAPVELIKQLNELVGTHGVGRIDMVENRLVGIKSREIYEVPALLVLIQAHRDLESLTLTADVTHYKRGIEETYSQIIYNGLWYSPLKAALDAFVQKTQERVTGSVRIKLFKGNATIVGRSSAQSLYTPDLATYGADDKFDHKAAEGFIYVWGLPTRIWSQQNS
- the rpsB gene encoding 30S ribosomal protein S2, whose protein sequence is MPVVSLAQMMESGVHFGHQTRRWNPKMDRYIYTSRNGVHIIDLVQTAQLMDDAYNYMRTAAEQGKKFLFVGTKRQAAGIIAQEATRCGAHYINQRWLGGMLTNWATIKTRAERLKDLERREETGALDLLPKKEASMLRREMTKLQKYLGGIKTMRKIPDIVVIVDQRREYNAVQECQKLGIEIVSMLDTNCDPDVVDVPIPANDDAIRSIKLIVGKLADAIYEGHHGQVPEDGDYDGAEDFEDEESGYTDSLPPDDEDTGT
- a CDS encoding glycosyltransferase family 2 protein — its product is MFFSVVIPTYDRLPILQKCLKALEKQDIPAESAISGYEIVLVDDGSTDGTLEWLKSATADFPHVKAYLQDHQGPAAARNLGVEKATGDTIIFIDSDLVVTETFLKAHAKALQEAGSDRVFTYGRVINTCNFDSPTSEPYKLTDFSAAYFATGNVAIARHWLDKAGLFDTRFQLYGWEDLELGVRLKKLDLKLIKCPDAVGYHWHPPFALAQIPNLIDKEIQRGRMGVLFYQKHPTWDVRMMIQMTALHRLLWGILSVNGLLNEKTMAPFLQWLINQNKPQLALEIARIFLNWYNVRGVYAAYDQMRQASSS
- the tsf gene encoding translation elongation factor Ts, yielding MADISAQAVKQLREKTGAGMMDCKKALKETDGDLTQAMDWLRKKGMASAANKGTRVAAEGLVDSYIHTGGRVGVLVEVNCETDFVARGDAFKKLVQDIAKQVAACPNVEYVSVADIPAEISEKEKEIEMGKDDLGNKPANIKEKIVFGRIEKRLKEMTLMDQPFIRDQSITVEELVKQSIATLGENIKIRRFARFVLGEGIEKQESNFADEVAAQMGKN